The window TATATTCCTTTGTTCGCTACCATGATAAGACCTATAGAGGCGTGGAAGGTGCAAAACTTTTGATCGAGAAACAGTTCGAAGGCATAAAGAAGGCAAGCGAAGCAGGATTGAACGTTAAAGTCAACACAGTCCTTATCCCCGAGATCAATTTCGAGCAGGTGAAGGAAATAGCAAGAAGAGCCGCAGAAAACGGGGCGATAATTATGAACATCATTCCCCTGATACCCCTTAACAGGTTTGAGAAAGAAAGACCGCCGGAGTGCGATGAGCTTAACATGGCAAGGACGATCGCTGAAGAGTTCCTGCCCCAGTTCAGGCTGTGCAGGCAGTGCCGCGCGGATGCGATCGGGGTCCCAGGTCAAGAACCATGTGGTTCTCCCGTGCAGGCGCATTCGACAGGCGAATATTACCATGCATAATCCGCGCGTACAGCGTTTCAGGTTTATACTTCCACATTAATAAATATCTCCAAGGTAATATCAAATCATCGACATATTTATTATATAAGAAGGTATCTTGGAACCAGGAGAATTGCAATGAAGGAACAAGTTGAAATACGCTCATTAAAGGAAGGAAAATACATCCTGATAGATGATGAACCCTGCGTCATCAAGAGCATGACCCATTCAAAAACAGGAAAGCACGGTTCAGCGAAATCCAGGATCGATGCCATCGGCATATTCGACGGGATGAAGCGGTCGATCATAGCCCCGGTGACAGAAAAGACTTACATACCTATCGTTGAAAGAAAGAACGGGCAGGTGTTGGCAGTTTCCGGGGAAGTTGCCCAGATAATGGATTTGGCGGATTATTCCACACTGGAACTTAAGATACCAGATGACCTCAAAGGCAAAATAGAAGCGGGAAAAGAGATTTCCTATCTGATCTCGATGGGAAAAATGAAAATAGATATGCGAACATAGATGCAAAGAACCAGTTTTGCTGACGCAACATCGGATTATAAAAACGCACGGTACGTGATTTGTGGGGTGCCTTTTGACGGCACTTCCTGTTTCAGGCGTGGAAGTAAAATCGCGCCTCAGGAAATGAGGAATAACTCATATAATTTCGAGACATACAACTATTTTTTCGATATAGACCTGCGCGATGTCGAAATACATGATGCGGGAGATCTTGAGATAGCTTCGGATGTGGATTCAACCCTGGATATGATTTCAGTCCATGCCGGGAATTTTGTAGCTGACGGAAAGATCCCTGTAATGCTCGGGGGTGAGCATTCCCTCACACTGCCTTTTGCCAAAGCCTGTAAAAAGAAATATCCGGAACTGGGATTCGTGGTCTTTGATGCACATATGGATATGAGGAAAGAATATGAAGGCGAAAAAAACAGCCATGCATGTATCTCACGGCACATCATTGAAAATGTGACGAAAAAATATGCAGCCGTGGGCATTAGAAGCGGAGCACGCGAGGAATATGAGTATGTGAGCAATAACGGGATCAAGATGTTCTCGGCAGAAGACGTGTTTTCCTCTGGCATCGAGAGAATAATCCATGAAATTCGCCATTATATCGATGGGCCATTATATTTGTCCATCGATATGGACGCCATTGACCCTGCTTATGCCCCCGCTCTGGGAACACCTGAGCCCTATGGGCTGGCACCTCGCGATATCAGGGAAGCGATTTCATGTCTGGCGCCTGATATTGTTGGTTTTGACATTGTCGAGATTGCTCCTCCATATGATTCCGGAGGGACGGCCCTCCTGGGCACAAAGCTTGTGCGCGATTTCATAGCCGCCAGCGCAAAGGCCCGGTCATAGGTTCCCACGCAATCTTTCGGCGTGAAGTATTCTCTTTACCGCGAGCTGGTAAGCCGCCCTTCGCAAACCGCAGTTTTCTTCAATGCAGAGCGCATGGACATCATTGAATGAGCTCACCATTATCTTATCCAATTTTTCAAGAACCCTCTCTTCCTCCCAGTAATCGTTATTAAGGTTCTGTATCCATTCAAAATAACTCACAACCACGCCACCGGCATTGGCCAGTATATCAGGTATGAGCATAATTTTTTTCTCGGCGAGTATTTCATCCGCTTCTATCGTAGTCGGGGCATTGGCAAGCTCAAGGACTATCTTCGATTTAACATCTCCGGCATTGCCCTCATGAAGCTGCTCCGAAAGGGCCGCAGGGACCAGGATATCGCATTCACAGGTAAGCAGTTCCTCGTTGGTGATATTGGTACTCCCTGCAAAATCGACCACGCTACCTGTCTGGTTCTTGTGCTTCATGACCTCAGGGATGTCAAGACCCTCTTTATTTATTATTCCACCTTTTGAGTCGCTCACTGCAATGACTTTATATCCTCTCTCATGAAGTATTCTGGCTGCGTTCTCACCCACGTTCCCGAACCCCTGGACCGCGAGATCCACCTGGGACCTATCCAATCCTTTCTTCTTCAGGGCTTCTTCGAGAACAAGTATTCCGCCCAGGGAAGTTGAATAACTCCGGGCTTTGCTGCCCCCGAGCTCGATGGGTTTTCCTGTCACTACCGCAGGCACATGTTCTCCCTTTATCCGCTCATATTCATCGAGTATCCAGACCATGATCTTTTCATCGGTATAAACATCGGGGGCGGGTATGTCCTTGTAAGGCCCGATATAGTCCGCTATTGCACGGATAAAACTGCGTGTTACCATCTCAAGCTCGTTCCTGCTGAGTTCCTTGGGGTTCACCACAACACCCCCTTTTGACCCCCCGAAAGGTATGTTCACCACGGCGCATTTGAGTGACATCAGAAAGGCAAGGTCTTTGACATCATCGAGTGTGAGTTCAGGATGGAACCTTATTCCCCCTTTATTAGGGCCCCTTGCATCGTTATACTGCACCCTGTAACCCACGAACATCTTTACTTTCCCTGAATCCATCCTTACCGGGAAGTGGACGGTAAACGTACGTCTGGGCATATCCAGCAGGTCGAGTTCTTCCCTTGAAAGTTCAAGGTAACTGTATAAATCCTCCAGTTCGCCGATGCATTTCTTGCAGAGATTTTCTTCATCTGCATGAATTCTTTCATGATGTTTTATTACCAAAACTTCCAACCTCCTTTATCAATATTTGATTTACCTGTCGATTTAAGAAGTTTTGCTTTGCCCTGTACCCGCAAGCAACACATCAGGAATGGCGTGCATACCCGGGCATTAAAATATGGATTACACCCTGACACCCGGATTATCAGGTTTATAAGCAACGTTTTCAAGCTGACAAACTATATATACTCCTATTTTCCTATGAAAAGCACCGTAGATTTTAATTCTGAGGTGAAAATAAAATGACACAACAGGTATTGCCCGTGCTCCCCCTTGCACCTGTGGAGCGCATAATAAGAAAGGCAGGGGCGGACAGGGTAAGCGAAGATGCAGGTATTGAACTCGCAAAAGTGCTTGAGGATTACGGACTTGAGGTCTCAAGGGAGGCCATTACGCTTGCCAAACATGCAGGCAGGACCACGGTCAAGCAGGAAGATGTGAGGCTTGCTGTAACGAGAATAAAGAAGGGATGAAATCTTCTTTTACAATTTGTTTTTTTGTTTTATCTATTACGAAGAACCAAAATCCTTATATTACTTTACATCCATCGTAAAATAAGATGCTATCAAAGAAGTGGATCCTCGTATCGCTCGCAGCGCTCGTGTTATTTTCAGGTTATCTGGCTCAATCCAAGAATTTCCAGTCCGTTGATGACGGGAAGATGACGCTGCAGGAATTGAAATTCTATACGAATCTCACCCCGGCACTTGAGGCAGCAAAAGCGCAGAGCAAACCTGTATTTTTATACGCAAGGTCTGAATCATGCGGCTGGTGCAAGAAATTCGAAGAAGAAACCTTCACGAACCAGAGCGCCATCAAGAAACTAAACGAAAACTTCATATTGGTTTCAATCGATGTGTACAAGCAAAAAAATGAAACCCGAAATTTTATGATACGAGGTACACCCACTGAGATATTTCTTGACTCATCTGGCAAGGAAATAAGAAGAATACCTGGATATGCAGATACGGAAACATTTCTCAACACAATAAATGAATTATAAAAATAGAGAGGCCTGAAGAAGAATGAAGCCTGAAAAGAAAGAAAAAAATGTAAAAGCAAAGAGAGAAAAAATTTCGAAAAAGAAAGGTAACAGTACGTTAATTATCGGCATCGTTGCGGTAATTGTCCTTGCCGGAATAGCGTATGCTGTTTTCTCCGCTGGACCAGCAACAAAAAAAACACAAGACACCGGGGTAAAACTTCCAAGTTTTGCTTATACGAACCCGATAACATTAAAAGCTTATAAATACGCAACCGAACATCCAGAAATACTTGAACAGATACCATGCTACTGCGGCTGTGGATCTCACGGCAGTGAAGCTTCGGATTACAGGCCGCATCGTTTTCTGAGGGACTGCTATATTAATGATAATTGGCAATATGACGAACACGCCTCATTCTGTGACGTCTGCGTAGGAGAAGCCACTAAAGTTCAGGAATATCTCGCCGAAGGCAAGACGCTCACGGAGGCAAGGGCACTGATAGACCAGGAGTACAGCAAAATAGGGGCAATGATGACAAATACACCCCCTGTAAGTGATAATTATATACCAATCCTGAAACCGAAACTTGCCGGAACGCTGGCAACACCAGCACCGACACCGACAATCGACTTATCCGCACTCTCCCTGCCTGATAACTTCAGATCGTTAAGTGACGGTTTGAAACTTATTCCACCCGGGATTACATGGGCATATTTTGCGAATCTGAAACAGGGAATCGGAGTCGAGCAGAAATTTATGCATGATACGAATTTTTACGGCATACCGATTATAGGAATGCTGAATTCAGAATATCCCGACGGCTCATGGGTAGAACTGCATGATGTTGGCAAAGCAAACGCAAATGTTATATCAAATGCTGGAGCAGATGCTGACAATATCGTTTCTACACGACCATTTATATTTGATTCCAAAGATAAAACAAACAGTGTGCAGGCTCTCTTTAAAAATTCTGCAACTAATGCGAATGCATATGACTCATTTAAATCCATCCTGGAAAAAGTGGACGATGAAAATGCGGGATTTGCAAAGATAAATACCACAGCACCTCCATTTGCGGATGCAAGTTATATTGGAATAATAAAATCCGAAACCGGCATACTGGGAGAAGTAAAGGGAGAAATCGCGTTTAGAATCAAGGATAACAGCTCAGTTCCGCTGGCACAATATAACGAATTGAAAAGTTCAAGCCTATCTCGCGGGTTTAAGTCTTATGAAGTGAGCCAGGAAAATAATATATTAATTATAAAAACGACCTCTAACCTGAATAATTTTATTGCTGAAGCCACTCAGCAGTACGGAATTGATATTTCAGTCTTCGGTTAATGCCCGCACCTTCCATATTCCTGGTTTTCATCGCAGGCATGGCAACAGTGATAACGCCGTGCGTTCTCCCCATCCTGCCTGCGGTGTTGTCTGGCTCCATAGGGAGCAGACTGCGCCCCTTAGCCATAGTCATGGGCATGACAATAACCTTTACTCTGATGGGCGTCCTCATTTCAGCGGTTGCGTCTTTTTCTTTTTTCGCTGATTACCTGCGATGGCTCTCGATCTTTTTTATTATCGGCATGGGCGCTGTCTTGTTTGACAATGATATAAATCAGGCATACGTGAATGCTTCAAGCTCGATTTTGAATTTCGCAAGGCAGCGTTTCTCTTATATGGGAAACATTGAATCATTCGCGCCCAGGGAAGGGCTGCTCGGAGGTCTTTTCCTGGGTGTATCCCTCGGCATCCTCTGGATACCATGCGTGGGCCCTATTCTCGGGGCAGTATTTGCTTTCGTCGCCGCAGGTTCTGCCAATCTTTTTCAAGGGAGTATTCTTCTCCTGGTATATTCTCTCGGGGTTGGAATTCCCATGCTTGGCATTGCATATTCGGGAAAAAGAGTTTCGGGCCGTGTCACCTGGTTGGCGAAAAGAGGTCATTTTTTTAAGAAGCTCTCAGGCTTGATCCTGATAATCGTAGGATTAATGATGCTCTTTGAGATCGATAGATATCTCAAGAAAATACTGTTGCCCTATTTCCCTGTTTATTTCTGAGGTCGCAATGAATAAGAACGATGTTGAAAACGACGAAAAATTCGATCTGCTGGATATCTATTTTTTCAGGAGCCTTGTCAAGAACAGGTTTTTCAGGCCAGTGATCAATCTGCTTTTCTTCATCTTCCTTTTAGTCATCATATACTTCGGGCTTTCAAGCAATCCAGACCTGCGTTTCCACGGCGGGATCCCTTTCTCTACGACAATGATATGGGACCTCTGGCATCCACTGCTCGTCTTCACCCTCATAATTTTCGGGAGGCTCTGGTGTTTTGCATGCCCCATAGGCGCAGTCGGGGACTGGACGCAGTCGCTCTTCAGCTTCAAGAAGAAATATCCTGAAAAGTACCGGAACCTCTGGATCGCTGTCATTCTCTTCCTGTTCATTTTCGCTGCCGAGAGGCATCTTTTCATGTTTACGCGGAATCCCCCGAATACTGCATATCTCCTTTTATTCTTCACCGGGCTGGCAGTGGTAATGGCGGTTGTGTATGAAAAGCGGTCATTTTGCAGGTACATCTGTCCAATCGGGCTTGTGCTGGGTGTTTTCTCCATGCTCTCGGCAATTGAACTTCGCTGCAAGTCAAAGAAAACCTGCGCAGACCACAACATTAAAGAGTGCGTCATCGGCAACGAAGCCGGGAAAGCATGCCCAGTCGGCGAGTTCCCGCAAACGATGGAGCGGAACAACTATTGTATAATGTGCATGGAATGCGTGAAATCTTGTTCCAAAGGGAATATCCGACTAAGCCCAAGGCTTCCCGGTGCGGATATCGTAAAAGCAAAAAAGATACATCTGGATGAAGCATATCTTGTCCACGGGATAATCATTATGTTCCTTTTTGTCATGGGGATGGAACGCTTCCAGTTCAGGAATACGATCATCAATTTCGTGAAATCCACGCTTCCTGTTAATTCGGTGACCTTCCTTGACCTTTACTGGAGGAACATGTGGGCGATAATAATTTTTAGCCTGATAACGCTTGGTGCCGCAGGTCTCCTCTACCTTTCCACCCGGGCATCCCTTCCCGGAAAAAACACAAAGCAAAAGTTCATGGAATTTTCCTATGCATTCATACCCCTGGCCCTTTCTGTCTACCTTGCAGAAAACACCTTCAGGCTGCTGAAAGGATTATTCTTTCTTTTGGAGAATGCGGGTAAGGTCTTTGGTGGGGTATGGCAATTCGATGTTAATTTTGACACCATTAATCAGGCGCAGATCCTCATTTTGCTGGCAGGGTTCATTTTTTCCGTATGGGCAGGGTATCTTATCAGCAAAAGGCAATCGATTGATCATAAGGAGTTCAGGCAAAGCATGACTGCAATAAGTGTTACCGCAATTATTTATCTCTTCATAGGGGTGATAATTCTAACGCTCCCGATAGTATAATTATTTTACACATCTCGTAAAGTATAATGTATAAACATGTAAAAAAAAAGAAAAATAATAGCGCAAAACCATATAGCTTATATAGGAAACAAATCAGGATTGAGTTATGAAAACCAAAAAATTGCAGTCAATACTTGTTTTGATACTGATCATAGCCTTCGCATACGGCTCTTACACTATCTCCCTCAAGGATTTCAGGCTGAGCGATAAGAACAACAGTTACCTGGGAGGGCTCACCTGGTCAAGATCGCTGGATAAATCGATAGAACTGGCCGGGCAGGAAAACAAGCCTGTAGCGATATATTTCTGGGCCATATGGTGCCAGTAC is drawn from Candidatus Methanoperedens sp. and contains these coding sequences:
- a CDS encoding 4Fe-4S binding protein, translating into MNKNDVENDEKFDLLDIYFFRSLVKNRFFRPVINLLFFIFLLVIIYFGLSSNPDLRFHGGIPFSTTMIWDLWHPLLVFTLIIFGRLWCFACPIGAVGDWTQSLFSFKKKYPEKYRNLWIAVILFLFIFAAERHLFMFTRNPPNTAYLLLFFTGLAVVMAVVYEKRSFCRYICPIGLVLGVFSMLSAIELRCKSKKTCADHNIKECVIGNEAGKACPVGEFPQTMERNNYCIMCMECVKSCSKGNIRLSPRLPGADIVKAKKIHLDEAYLVHGIIIMFLFVMGMERFQFRNTIINFVKSTLPVNSVTFLDLYWRNMWAIIIFSLITLGAAGLLYLSTRASLPGKNTKQKFMEFSYAFIPLALSVYLAENTFRLLKGLFFLLENAGKVFGGVWQFDVNFDTINQAQILILLAGFIFSVWAGYLISKRQSIDHKEFRQSMTAISVTAIIYLFIGVIILTLPIV
- a CDS encoding PCYCGC motif-containing lipoprotein — protein: MKPEKKEKNVKAKREKISKKKGNSTLIIGIVAVIVLAGIAYAVFSAGPATKKTQDTGVKLPSFAYTNPITLKAYKYATEHPEILEQIPCYCGCGSHGSEASDYRPHRFLRDCYINDNWQYDEHASFCDVCVGEATKVQEYLAEGKTLTEARALIDQEYSKIGAMMTNTPPVSDNYIPILKPKLAGTLATPAPTPTIDLSALSLPDNFRSLSDGLKLIPPGITWAYFANLKQGIGVEQKFMHDTNFYGIPIIGMLNSEYPDGSWVELHDVGKANANVISNAGADADNIVSTRPFIFDSKDKTNSVQALFKNSATNANAYDSFKSILEKVDDENAGFAKINTTAPPFADASYIGIIKSETGILGEVKGEIAFRIKDNSSVPLAQYNELKSSSLSRGFKSYEVSQENNILIIKTTSNLNNFIAEATQQYGIDISVFG
- a CDS encoding cytochrome c biogenesis CcdA family protein, with amino-acid sequence MPAPSIFLVFIAGMATVITPCVLPILPAVLSGSIGSRLRPLAIVMGMTITFTLMGVLISAVASFSFFADYLRWLSIFFIIGMGAVLFDNDINQAYVNASSSILNFARQRFSYMGNIESFAPREGLLGGLFLGVSLGILWIPCVGPILGAVFAFVAAGSANLFQGSILLLVYSLGVGIPMLGIAYSGKRVSGRVTWLAKRGHFFKKLSGLILIIVGLMMLFEIDRYLKKILLPYFPVYF
- a CDS encoding Glu/Leu/Phe/Val dehydrogenase; its protein translation is MVIKHHERIHADEENLCKKCIGELEDLYSYLELSREELDLLDMPRRTFTVHFPVRMDSGKVKMFVGYRVQYNDARGPNKGGIRFHPELTLDDVKDLAFLMSLKCAVVNIPFGGSKGGVVVNPKELSRNELEMVTRSFIRAIADYIGPYKDIPAPDVYTDEKIMVWILDEYERIKGEHVPAVVTGKPIELGGSKARSYSTSLGGILVLEEALKKKGLDRSQVDLAVQGFGNVGENAARILHERGYKVIAVSDSKGGIINKEGLDIPEVMKHKNQTGSVVDFAGSTNITNEELLTCECDILVPAALSEQLHEGNAGDVKSKIVLELANAPTTIEADEILAEKKIMLIPDILANAGGVVVSYFEWIQNLNNDYWEEERVLEKLDKIMVSSFNDVHALCIEENCGLRRAAYQLAVKRILHAERLRGNL
- a CDS encoding translation initiation factor IF-5A, with protein sequence MKEQVEIRSLKEGKYILIDDEPCVIKSMTHSKTGKHGSAKSRIDAIGIFDGMKRSIIAPVTEKTYIPIVERKNGQVLAVSGEVAQIMDLADYSTLELKIPDDLKGKIEAGKEISYLISMGKMKIDMRT
- the speB gene encoding agmatinase, translating into MQRTSFADATSDYKNARYVICGVPFDGTSCFRRGSKIAPQEMRNNSYNFETYNYFFDIDLRDVEIHDAGDLEIASDVDSTLDMISVHAGNFVADGKIPVMLGGEHSLTLPFAKACKKKYPELGFVVFDAHMDMRKEYEGEKNSHACISRHIIENVTKKYAAVGIRSGAREEYEYVSNNGIKMFSAEDVFSSGIERIIHEIRHYIDGPLYLSIDMDAIDPAYAPALGTPEPYGLAPRDIREAISCLAPDIVGFDIVEIAPPYDSGGTALLGTKLVRDFIAASAKARS
- a CDS encoding histone family protein encodes the protein MTQQVLPVLPLAPVERIIRKAGADRVSEDAGIELAKVLEDYGLEVSREAITLAKHAGRTTVKQEDVRLAVTRIKKG
- a CDS encoding thioredoxin fold domain-containing protein, producing the protein MLSKKWILVSLAALVLFSGYLAQSKNFQSVDDGKMTLQELKFYTNLTPALEAAKAQSKPVFLYARSESCGWCKKFEEETFTNQSAIKKLNENFILVSIDVYKQKNETRNFMIRGTPTEIFLDSSGKEIRRIPGYADTETFLNTINEL